ATGCCGTGCCGGCATCGGTGCCTGCCACTCGAGAGCTGCGGGCAGGCCGATGAAATCCGGCACCTGCGTGCCATCCTCGAGCCTGCGCAGATGGATGATCGAAGCCTCGCTGATGGCCTGGCGAAGAAAACCGCTGATCAGACGCATATCGTCGGCCCGCTCGCTGCGCGCCTCAAGCCGCGCGCCGGAATCGCCGAAAGTACGCAGGGCGGAGATCAGCGCCAGCATGATCAACGCGAGGAGCGTGAGGGCGATGATGACTTCGACCAGGGTGAAGCCGGCCGCATGGCGCCTTCTCATCGGCGGGACCCGGCGCTGATGTCGACAGCGGCTGGATCGACTTCGGGGCGAATCGAATACAAGCGCAGCGTGCGGGTCTGCCCGCGATCCTCCCAACTGATGGCAACCCTGACTCCGTGCAGCCCCCACGCCTCGGGCCGCCCGTCAAGCGGGGGCAGCGGCGTCGTCTCCACTTGCCAACCGAAACCATCGGCGGTACCCGACAGCACCAGCCCGCCGGGCG
The window above is part of the Thauera aromatica K172 genome. Proteins encoded here:
- a CDS encoding type IV pilus modification PilV family protein, which gives rise to MSFPSSPARQQGFSLLEVLVAFSIMALSLGVLYEALGGSVRAAGDAERHVRAVLAAESLLARHDSVPPGGLVLSGTADGFGWQVETTPLPPLDGRPEAWGLHGVRVAISWEDRGQTRTLRLYSIRPEVDPAAVDISAGSRR